A part of Brachybacterium faecium DSM 4810 genomic DNA contains:
- a CDS encoding predicted beta-xylosidase (PFAM: Glycosyl hydrolases family 43), producing the protein MRRTDEPTLNPLVLQRADPCVLRHEGQYYFTASHPQYDRIILRRAETLDGLQAADEVAIWHKHDQGPQSELIWAPEIHRVHGAWYIYYAAAPNAHGTADAPSTNETFNHRVFVLENTAADPFTGEWAERGQVDTGWESFALDATSFVHGDRQYLVWAQEDLEVEGHSNLYIAPMENPWTLAGPAVELTRPEHDWEIKGFWVNEGPAVLEHEGTLYLTYSGAATGIDYAMGVLTASADADLLDPASWTKSPTPVFVSDPSVQRYGPGHNSFTTTPDGQPVLVYHARTYTHIEGDPLRDPNRHACAQVLRFDEAGRPLWGTPAPGTRPAPTSTEVLPPSGEFS; encoded by the coding sequence ATGAGACGCACGGACGAGCCGACCCTGAACCCGCTGGTGCTGCAGCGCGCCGACCCCTGCGTGCTGCGGCACGAGGGGCAGTACTACTTCACCGCCTCGCACCCGCAGTACGACCGCATCATCCTGCGCCGCGCCGAGACCCTCGACGGCCTCCAGGCGGCCGACGAGGTCGCCATCTGGCACAAGCACGATCAGGGCCCCCAGTCCGAGCTGATCTGGGCCCCGGAGATCCACCGCGTGCACGGCGCCTGGTACATCTACTACGCCGCCGCGCCGAACGCGCACGGCACCGCAGATGCGCCCAGCACCAACGAGACCTTCAACCACCGGGTGTTCGTCCTCGAGAACACCGCCGCGGATCCCTTCACGGGCGAGTGGGCCGAGCGCGGCCAGGTCGACACCGGCTGGGAATCGTTCGCGCTGGACGCGACGAGCTTCGTGCACGGCGACCGGCAGTACCTGGTGTGGGCCCAGGAGGACCTCGAGGTCGAGGGCCATTCGAACCTCTACATCGCCCCGATGGAGAACCCCTGGACCCTCGCCGGCCCCGCCGTCGAGCTCACCCGGCCCGAGCACGACTGGGAGATCAAGGGCTTCTGGGTCAACGAGGGACCGGCCGTCCTCGAGCACGAGGGCACCCTCTACCTCACCTACTCGGGCGCGGCCACCGGCATCGACTACGCGATGGGCGTGCTCACCGCGTCGGCCGACGCGGACCTGCTCGACCCCGCCTCCTGGACCAAGAGCCCCACCCCGGTGTTCGTCTCCGATCCGAGCGTGCAGCGGTACGGCCCGGGCCACAACTCCTTCACCACCACGCCCGACGGCCAGCCGGTGCTGGTCTACCACGCACGCACCTACACCCACATCGAGGGCGACCCGCTGCGCGACCCCAACCGTCACGCCTGCGCACAGGTGCTGCGCTTCGACGAGGCGGGACGCCCCCTCTGGGGCACCCCCGCCCCGGGCACCCGCCCGGCCCCGACCTCCACCGAGGTGCTCCCGCCCTCGGGTGAGTTCTCATGA